In one window of Lacticaseibacillus casei DSM 20011 = JCM 1134 = ATCC 393 DNA:
- a CDS encoding VOC family protein: protein MAGIALPEETRVDFIALKVANLAKESQWYQQIARLDLLRQNGDTIYLGTRINQQVLVVLHQIKGLSPQKPVTGLDHFAILLPNPGALGAAYRIVKQDQPVTKAFQTGYQQGFLAKDPEGNGVAFTIDRAIEQYQEERQYNWEDETEEAIDPAEIGKHAARDYGRLPSGTTIGYVQFRVADLASTSHYLEDGLGFREKPSPNTGEVFLAAGDYRHHIGINLRLEATLLLPTPDMYGLDYVSFILPDKMAMENILMNLDAAGLTDYDYHHENQFLMIAGPNRLTLWFRVA, encoded by the coding sequence ATGGCAGGGATTGCATTGCCAGAAGAAACGCGTGTGGATTTTATTGCACTTAAAGTTGCTAATTTGGCCAAGGAGAGCCAATGGTATCAGCAGATTGCCCGATTGGATTTGTTGCGCCAAAATGGCGATACGATTTATTTGGGAACCCGGATTAATCAACAGGTTTTGGTTGTCTTGCATCAAATTAAGGGACTCTCACCGCAGAAACCGGTGACGGGATTGGATCATTTTGCGATTTTGCTGCCAAATCCGGGGGCGCTGGGTGCAGCGTATCGGATCGTGAAGCAGGATCAGCCAGTAACGAAGGCTTTTCAAACCGGTTATCAGCAAGGCTTTTTGGCTAAGGATCCGGAAGGCAATGGCGTTGCGTTTACGATTGATCGCGCGATTGAGCAGTATCAAGAGGAACGACAGTACAACTGGGAAGATGAAACCGAAGAAGCCATTGATCCGGCTGAAATCGGTAAACATGCGGCGCGGGATTATGGTCGGTTGCCTTCCGGGACGACCATTGGTTACGTTCAGTTTCGGGTGGCGGACTTGGCCAGCACCAGTCACTATCTGGAAGACGGACTCGGTTTTCGGGAAAAGCCTAGCCCCAATACCGGCGAAGTCTTTTTGGCTGCAGGTGATTATCGTCACCACATTGGTATTAATTTGCGGCTAGAAGCGACGTTATTATTGCCGACGCCTGATATGTATGGGTTGGATTATGTGAGTTTTATTTTGCCAGACAAAATGGCGATGGAGAATATCTTGATGAACCTTGATGCAGCCGGGCTAACGGACTACGATTATCATCATGAGAATCAATTTTTGATGATTGCCGGTCCCAATCGGCTCACGCTGTGGTTCCGCGTGGCGTAG
- a CDS encoding Mur ligase family protein, giving the protein MAFSAKASLATAIGRSSYWFLHTFLKGGSSLPGKLANKIDPRVLQALGRDYDVIVVTGTNGKTLTTSLIVKVLKQKYQEVLTNPTGSNMLQGITTAFLAQPKHGHGRGIAVLEVDEANVAPVAAQLKPKAFVLTNIFRDQMDRYGEFYTTYQKILDGVTLDPKAVVLANGDAPIFSSRKLPNPVHYYGFTLTAEGDHKAPPNTDGVLCPVCQHILHYHAITYANLGNYFCPNCGFKRPQLKYQVNTVTKMTPQSSDFVIDGQPCHIDIGGTYNIYNALAAFAVGRTFGVSPEQISQAFAYDEKVFGRQEVIQLGDKKLTLILVKNPVGLNQVLSMIETAKQPFGFAMLLNANYADGIDTSWIWDGNFEDFVASKKAATYLVGGERYKDIALRLTVAGVPEDKLMSQPDLSNVITELQKMPQQQLYVLSTYTAMLQLRKKLSEGGYIKAGF; this is encoded by the coding sequence GTGGCATTTTCAGCAAAAGCCAGCCTGGCAACTGCCATTGGTCGCAGCAGCTACTGGTTCTTACACACATTTTTAAAAGGCGGGTCAAGCCTCCCCGGCAAACTCGCCAATAAAATCGATCCGCGCGTTTTGCAGGCGCTGGGTCGTGACTATGATGTCATCGTGGTGACCGGTACCAATGGGAAAACCCTGACGACGAGCTTAATCGTCAAAGTGCTCAAGCAAAAATATCAGGAAGTTTTGACCAATCCCACCGGCTCGAACATGCTGCAAGGCATCACCACCGCTTTCTTGGCGCAACCCAAACACGGACATGGCCGAGGCATTGCGGTCCTGGAAGTCGACGAGGCTAACGTTGCCCCGGTAGCTGCCCAGTTAAAGCCGAAAGCTTTTGTACTGACCAATATCTTCCGTGACCAGATGGATCGTTATGGTGAATTCTACACGACCTATCAAAAAATTCTGGACGGCGTCACCCTTGATCCTAAAGCTGTTGTGCTGGCTAACGGGGATGCGCCAATCTTCAGTTCCCGTAAGCTGCCGAATCCGGTCCACTATTACGGCTTTACGTTGACTGCTGAAGGCGATCATAAAGCCCCACCGAATACGGATGGCGTCTTGTGCCCGGTCTGTCAACATATCTTACATTATCACGCCATCACTTACGCTAACCTCGGCAATTATTTCTGCCCTAACTGCGGCTTCAAACGGCCACAACTGAAGTATCAGGTGAACACCGTGACCAAAATGACGCCGCAAAGCAGCGATTTCGTCATTGACGGTCAGCCTTGCCACATTGATATCGGCGGCACGTACAACATTTACAACGCCTTGGCCGCTTTTGCCGTTGGTCGGACTTTTGGCGTCAGCCCTGAACAAATCAGCCAGGCGTTCGCCTATGACGAGAAAGTTTTCGGCCGGCAGGAAGTCATTCAACTCGGCGATAAAAAATTAACCTTGATTCTGGTCAAAAATCCGGTCGGCTTGAATCAGGTGCTCAGTATGATCGAAACGGCGAAGCAGCCTTTTGGGTTTGCTATGCTGCTGAATGCCAATTATGCAGATGGTATCGATACCAGTTGGATTTGGGATGGGAACTTCGAAGATTTTGTTGCCAGCAAAAAAGCCGCGACATATCTGGTCGGCGGCGAGCGCTACAAAGATATTGCATTGCGGCTCACAGTCGCTGGTGTTCCGGAAGACAAGCTCATGAGTCAACCAGACCTTAGCAACGTCATCACGGAGCTGCAAAAAATGCCACAGCAGCAACTTTACGTTTTATCAACCTACACGGCAATGTTACAGCTGCGCAAGAAGTTGAGTGAAGGCGGTTATATTAAGGCAGGATTTTAA
- a CDS encoding ABC transporter ATP-binding protein — protein sequence MADNQKSATKRPSSGPRMRPGGRAGLVEKPKNFWKTTGRLFGYMRNRLIGIIAVLVLAIASTVFQIRTPKILGEATTEIFKGVMKGQAEQKAGIAVGSYPIDFDKIKHIILIVLILYLGSALFSFLQQFIMTRISQNTVYQLRKDLKYKMKTVPIKYYDTHSNGDIMSRAINDMDNIASTLQQSLTQMVTSAVMFVGTIWMMLTISWKLTLIALVTIPLGLIVVGIVAPKSQRFFAAQQKALGLLNNQVEETYGGQVIIKSFNREDDEVRDFEGQNQAFYDAAWKAQFVSGIIMPLMIFLNNIGYVFVAIMGGIEVSNGTITLGNVQAFLQYMQQFSQPISQLANLANTIQSTIASAERIFAVLDEDDMQDNPSGVPAVPNDPNKLVMDHVQFGYTPDTLLLKDYNLQVKPGQMVAIVGPTGAGKTTIINLLERFYDISGGSIRLNGTDTRDMKREDVRSHFAMVLQDTWLFTGTIWDNLKYGREDATDDEVLAAAKAAHVDNFVRQLPDGYNTILNEEASNISQGQRQLLTIARAFVADPEILILDEATSSVDTRTEIHIQHAMNRLLTDRTSFVVAHRLSTIRDADNIIVMNHGSIVETGNHDELMAKNGFYADLYNSQFSGNVAI from the coding sequence ATGGCAGACAATCAAAAATCCGCAACCAAGCGGCCATCATCCGGTCCACGAATGAGGCCAGGTGGTCGAGCCGGTCTCGTTGAAAAGCCGAAAAACTTCTGGAAAACGACCGGGCGGCTATTTGGGTATATGCGTAACCGCCTGATCGGTATTATCGCCGTGCTGGTTCTAGCCATTGCCTCAACGGTTTTTCAGATTCGTACGCCGAAGATTTTAGGTGAAGCAACGACCGAAATCTTTAAAGGTGTCATGAAGGGCCAGGCGGAGCAAAAAGCCGGGATAGCGGTCGGCAGTTACCCGATCGATTTTGACAAGATCAAGCACATTATTCTGATCGTGTTGATCCTTTATCTGGGCAGCGCCTTATTCAGCTTCTTGCAGCAGTTCATCATGACGCGAATTTCGCAGAACACGGTTTACCAGCTGCGAAAAGATCTGAAATACAAGATGAAAACTGTTCCGATCAAGTATTATGATACCCACAGCAATGGGGACATTATGTCACGGGCGATCAACGATATGGATAATATCGCATCGACTTTGCAACAGAGCCTCACGCAAATGGTCACGAGTGCCGTTATGTTTGTCGGAACCATCTGGATGATGCTCACCATTTCCTGGAAACTGACCTTGATCGCACTGGTGACGATCCCGCTTGGGTTAATTGTTGTCGGCATCGTTGCTCCGAAGTCACAGCGCTTCTTTGCTGCTCAGCAAAAGGCACTGGGGTTATTGAACAACCAAGTTGAAGAGACTTACGGCGGCCAGGTCATTATTAAGAGTTTCAACCGTGAAGATGATGAGGTTCGCGACTTTGAAGGCCAAAACCAGGCGTTTTACGACGCAGCATGGAAGGCTCAGTTTGTTTCCGGGATCATCATGCCTTTGATGATTTTCCTTAATAACATTGGTTACGTTTTTGTGGCGATCATGGGCGGGATCGAAGTTTCCAACGGGACCATCACCTTGGGGAATGTTCAAGCCTTCTTGCAATATATGCAACAGTTCTCCCAGCCAATCTCACAACTGGCTAATTTGGCGAATACGATTCAGTCGACCATTGCCAGTGCAGAACGGATTTTCGCCGTGTTGGACGAAGACGATATGCAAGACAATCCGTCCGGTGTGCCGGCAGTGCCGAATGATCCGAACAAATTGGTCATGGATCATGTCCAGTTTGGCTATACGCCGGATACGCTGTTACTGAAAGATTATAATCTGCAAGTGAAGCCTGGGCAGATGGTGGCGATTGTCGGGCCAACCGGTGCTGGGAAAACGACCATTATCAACTTGCTGGAACGCTTCTACGATATCAGCGGCGGTTCAATCCGGCTGAATGGGACGGATACCCGTGACATGAAACGGGAAGATGTTCGGTCGCATTTTGCCATGGTGCTTCAGGATACCTGGCTGTTTACCGGCACGATTTGGGATAATCTGAAATACGGTCGCGAAGATGCCACGGATGATGAAGTGCTTGCCGCAGCCAAAGCAGCGCATGTTGATAATTTTGTGCGCCAGTTGCCGGATGGGTACAATACGATTCTGAATGAAGAAGCCTCCAACATTTCCCAAGGGCAGCGGCAGTTGCTGACGATTGCCCGGGCATTTGTCGCAGATCCGGAAATTCTGATTTTGGACGAGGCGACGAGTTCTGTCGATACGCGAACCGAAATTCATATTCAACACGCGATGAATCGCTTGCTGACCGACCGAACCAGTTTCGTTGTTGCCCACCGGCTATCGACCATTCGTGACGCCGACAATATCATCGTGATGAATCACGGCTCGATTGTTGAAACCGGCAACCACGACGAATTGATGGCGAAGAATGGCTTCTATGCGGACTTGTACAACAGCCAGTTCAGTGGCAACGTTGCAATTTAG
- a CDS encoding flavodoxin family protein: MKILGIYGGQDANGLTASLVKVVLSGVAAPATTEFVDLNQYQIRPDVSDQANPILDELEAKLKSADVWVLGTPTYFGTVAGQFKQLLDCMRHRMTRMTKEGDTLPGIFKDKHYVSVTSCFATALDNTFTHQTDATLVAIDKAMTAAGVHKIAELVLPHTWGMTTLPEAKINQAHALGTKLATFKKKDDETLKRYILLFGMIAIMALATMGIQQVLPGVATNFWWRYVSFVVIFFVLLACLLHYATFMRHKRR, translated from the coding sequence ATGAAAATATTAGGTATATACGGTGGACAAGATGCCAACGGGCTGACGGCGAGTTTGGTTAAGGTCGTTTTATCCGGTGTGGCTGCGCCTGCCACCACTGAATTTGTTGATTTAAATCAATACCAGATTCGGCCGGACGTTTCTGATCAGGCCAATCCGATACTGGACGAACTTGAAGCCAAGCTAAAAAGCGCCGATGTGTGGGTTTTAGGCACCCCAACCTACTTCGGTACGGTCGCCGGTCAGTTCAAGCAATTGCTTGACTGCATGCGTCACCGGATGACACGCATGACCAAAGAAGGCGATACGCTTCCCGGCATTTTCAAGGACAAGCATTATGTCAGTGTGACCAGCTGTTTTGCCACTGCTTTGGACAACACGTTTACGCATCAAACCGACGCGACTTTGGTGGCGATTGACAAGGCAATGACGGCGGCTGGTGTCCATAAGATTGCCGAATTGGTGCTCCCGCATACTTGGGGCATGACGACCTTACCGGAAGCCAAAATCAATCAGGCGCACGCACTGGGCACGAAACTCGCGACTTTTAAAAAGAAGGATGATGAGACTTTGAAACGTTACATATTATTATTTGGCATGATTGCGATCATGGCCTTGGCCACCATGGGCATTCAGCAAGTTTTACCGGGAGTGGCGACTAATTTCTGGTGGCGCTATGTCAGTTTTGTCGTGATCTTCTTCGTCCTACTCGCTTGTTTGCTGCATTATGCGACCTTCATGCGTCACAAGCGGCGTTAA
- a CDS encoding TetR/AcrR family transcriptional regulator, with translation MPKATFFRLPEAKQQRLMDAAYQEFARAPFNETSISNIIKHAGIPRGSYYQYFDDKADLYFYLLETVRQRTVLTLQQVMTKHHGDLFPAMSEFFGKTITALAHGPHAALYRNVFLHMDFHSAAKMAGSKAPFLKPHHGHQEIHDFLLTSIDRSRLRIQTDDEVSLLIRQIVGMFMQTIAYYYSNQAEGKPITVAELKRRSDQLLDWLQFGVARDKKHH, from the coding sequence ATGCCGAAAGCAACATTCTTCCGCTTGCCGGAAGCAAAACAACAGCGGTTAATGGACGCGGCGTATCAAGAATTTGCCCGCGCCCCATTTAATGAAACCAGTATTAGTAATATTATTAAGCATGCCGGCATTCCGCGCGGTAGTTACTATCAATATTTCGATGACAAGGCGGATCTGTATTTTTATTTATTGGAAACCGTGCGGCAACGGACCGTTTTGACTTTGCAACAGGTCATGACGAAGCATCACGGCGATCTGTTTCCTGCCATGTCGGAATTTTTCGGCAAAACCATCACGGCACTGGCACATGGGCCGCATGCGGCTTTGTATCGGAACGTTTTTTTACACATGGATTTTCATAGCGCCGCCAAAATGGCCGGATCTAAGGCGCCGTTTCTAAAGCCGCATCATGGTCATCAAGAAATCCATGATTTCTTATTGACTAGCATTGATCGCAGTCGGCTTCGTATTCAGACAGATGATGAGGTCAGTTTACTGATTCGTCAGATTGTCGGTATGTTCATGCAGACGATCGCCTATTATTATTCAAACCAGGCTGAAGGTAAGCCGATTACGGTCGCTGAACTCAAACGACGCAGCGATCAGCTTCTTGACTGGTTGCAATTTGGCGTTGCCCGTGATAAGAAACATCATTAG
- the prfA gene encoding peptide chain release factor 1, with protein MDKIFEQLDGLLDRYDELEELMSDPEVISDTKRYLALSKEEGGMRDVVAAYKKYKQVLSDIKESEEVLRESKDEDMEALAKEDLDDLQKQKADLEDKIKVLMLPKDPNDDKNIIMEIRGASGGDEASLFAGDLLNMYMHYAERQGWKAEIIDSTPTEVGGYKEVVVMITGDNVYSKLKYENGAHRVQRVPVTESAGRVHTSTATVGVMPEYDEVDLKIDPKDIRTDVYRSSGAGGQHVNKTSSAVRMTHIPTGIVVSMQDERSQQENRARALQILRSRVYDYYETENQEKYDQTRKNAIGTGDRSERIRTYNYPQNRVTDHRIGLTLNKLDRIMNGDLDEIIDALIVHDQAQKMESLNV; from the coding sequence ATGGATAAAATTTTTGAACAACTGGACGGTCTTTTGGATCGTTATGATGAATTAGAAGAGTTAATGTCGGACCCTGAGGTTATTAGCGACACGAAGCGGTATCTGGCTTTGTCGAAAGAAGAAGGCGGGATGCGGGATGTCGTGGCTGCCTACAAAAAGTACAAGCAGGTTTTGTCCGATATCAAGGAAAGCGAAGAAGTGCTTCGTGAGAGTAAAGACGAGGACATGGAAGCGCTAGCTAAAGAAGACCTTGACGATCTGCAAAAGCAAAAAGCCGATCTTGAAGATAAGATCAAGGTCCTGATGCTGCCTAAGGATCCCAATGATGACAAAAACATTATCATGGAAATCCGCGGGGCTTCCGGTGGCGATGAGGCCAGTCTTTTTGCCGGTGACTTATTGAATATGTATATGCACTACGCTGAACGCCAAGGTTGGAAAGCAGAAATCATTGATTCGACGCCGACTGAAGTAGGTGGCTACAAAGAAGTCGTCGTCATGATTACCGGGGATAATGTTTATTCCAAGCTGAAGTATGAAAACGGCGCGCATCGGGTGCAACGGGTGCCTGTGACCGAGAGTGCCGGCCGGGTTCATACCAGCACGGCAACCGTTGGCGTCATGCCTGAATATGATGAAGTGGATCTAAAAATCGACCCTAAAGATATTCGGACAGACGTTTACCGCTCGTCAGGTGCCGGTGGTCAGCACGTCAATAAAACCAGTTCGGCGGTGCGGATGACCCACATTCCAACCGGGATTGTTGTGTCAATGCAGGATGAACGCAGCCAGCAGGAAAACCGGGCGCGCGCGTTACAGATTCTGCGCTCGCGGGTTTACGACTATTACGAAACTGAAAATCAGGAAAAGTACGATCAGACGCGTAAAAATGCCATTGGAACCGGTGATCGTTCCGAGCGAATCCGCACTTACAATTATCCGCAAAACCGGGTTACGGATCATCGGATCGGCTTGACCCTGAATAAATTGGATCGCATCATGAACGGTGATCTTGACGAAATTATCGATGCCTTGATCGTTCACGATCAGGCCCAGAAGATGGAATCGCTTAATGTCTAA
- a CDS encoding ABC transporter ATP-binding protein, whose product MLKLAKKRMSGIAVIGAILFMIVQVMSNLYLPNLTADIVNNGVAKGDIDYIWATGMKMILFALLSILASVGNVFLASRTSQKLGQKLRSDIYRKVINYSHDEMDKVGTSSLITRTTNDVTQIQNVWMIILRMMIMAPIMLIGASFLAYQKSHTLTMVFLISLPLLAFFLLIIMYFAVPLFKAMQKKTDNINLVFREGLTGVRVIRAFRQDDFEQNRFEGVNQDYTHNAVKVFSIIAAVFPVMTLIMSGTNIGITWWGGNLIAQQALETGNLIAFMTYAMQILMSFMMLSMIFVFIPRAQASAARLNDVLAQESRITTPASPKTLDTANPDLAFDHVQFRYHHAEEPALRDIDVHVKGGQTMAIIGGTGSGKTTMVNLIPRFYDAEKGAVRVDGEDVKNVDLKKLHEAVAFVPQKANLFTGTVRDNMKYGNENATDDDIWHALDIAQARDFIESNPEGLDYQVEQGGGNFSGGQRQRLAIARALVKDASIYVFDDSFSALDFKTDANLRAALKADKKIQTKVVVIVGQRVSTVADADTIVVLDEGKMVGKGTHAELKASNPTYQEIIKSQIREGDEK is encoded by the coding sequence ATGCTTAAACTTGCAAAAAAGCGCATGTCTGGCATAGCCGTTATTGGCGCTATTTTGTTCATGATTGTTCAGGTGATGAGCAATTTATATTTGCCGAATCTGACGGCCGATATCGTTAACAACGGGGTTGCCAAAGGTGATATTGATTACATCTGGGCAACCGGTATGAAAATGATTTTGTTTGCTTTACTCAGCATTCTCGCTAGTGTGGGGAACGTTTTTTTGGCGTCGCGCACATCGCAAAAGCTGGGCCAAAAGTTACGGTCGGACATTTATCGCAAAGTCATTAACTATTCCCATGATGAAATGGATAAGGTTGGGACGAGCTCACTGATTACGCGAACGACCAATGACGTGACACAGATTCAAAACGTTTGGATGATAATCTTGCGGATGATGATTATGGCGCCGATTATGTTAATTGGTGCTAGTTTCCTTGCCTACCAAAAGAGTCACACCCTGACCATGGTTTTCCTGATTAGCTTACCGCTGTTGGCGTTTTTCTTGCTGATCATCATGTATTTTGCGGTGCCATTGTTTAAGGCCATGCAGAAGAAAACCGATAATATCAACCTGGTGTTCCGGGAAGGACTCACCGGTGTGCGGGTTATTCGGGCTTTTCGGCAGGATGATTTTGAACAAAATCGGTTTGAAGGCGTCAACCAGGACTATACGCATAATGCGGTCAAAGTCTTCTCGATTATTGCAGCAGTTTTCCCTGTGATGACGCTGATCATGAGCGGTACGAATATCGGGATTACTTGGTGGGGCGGTAATTTAATTGCCCAGCAGGCACTGGAAACCGGGAACCTGATCGCGTTTATGACTTATGCGATGCAGATTCTGATGAGCTTCATGATGCTGTCCATGATCTTTGTTTTCATTCCCCGGGCGCAGGCTTCAGCGGCTCGTCTGAATGACGTTTTGGCCCAGGAAAGTCGGATCACCACACCGGCATCACCGAAAACCTTGGATACCGCTAACCCTGACTTGGCATTTGATCATGTTCAGTTTCGTTATCATCACGCTGAAGAACCAGCGTTGCGCGATATCGACGTTCATGTTAAAGGTGGCCAGACGATGGCGATTATCGGCGGTACCGGGAGCGGTAAAACCACGATGGTCAATCTCATCCCGCGCTTTTACGATGCTGAAAAAGGGGCGGTCCGAGTCGATGGCGAAGATGTTAAAAACGTCGACTTGAAGAAGCTGCATGAAGCAGTCGCGTTTGTACCGCAAAAAGCCAATCTGTTTACCGGAACCGTTCGTGACAACATGAAATACGGGAATGAAAACGCGACAGATGATGATATTTGGCACGCATTAGATATTGCCCAAGCACGTGATTTCATCGAAAGCAATCCTGAAGGTCTGGATTACCAGGTGGAACAAGGCGGCGGTAACTTCTCCGGTGGCCAGCGTCAACGTTTGGCCATCGCGCGTGCTTTGGTGAAGGATGCTTCGATCTACGTCTTTGATGATTCGTTTTCAGCCTTGGACTTCAAAACCGATGCCAATTTACGAGCAGCTTTGAAAGCCGATAAAAAAATTCAAACCAAAGTCGTTGTGATTGTTGGCCAGCGAGTTTCTACGGTTGCCGATGCTGACACGATTGTTGTCTTGGATGAAGGCAAAATGGTCGGCAAAGGCACTCACGCTGAGTTGAAAGCCTCCAACCCAACTTATCAGGAAATTATCAAGTCACAGATTCGGGAAGGAGACGAGAAATAA
- a CDS encoding thymidine kinase has product MAQLFFRYGAMNSGKSIEILKVAHNYEEQNKRVILMTSALDDRAGVGMIASRIGFERTAIPVKHETDLYETIKETDPHAACVLIDEAQFLQKHHIFEAARVVDELHIPAMAFGLKNDFRNELFEGSKYLLLYADKIEEMKTICWFCAKKAIMNLRIHDGKPVYEGEQVLIGGNESYYPVCRHHYFHPPLDKIEHQD; this is encoded by the coding sequence ATGGCCCAGCTTTTCTTTCGATACGGTGCGATGAACTCAGGTAAAAGTATTGAAATCCTGAAAGTAGCGCATAATTATGAAGAACAAAATAAACGGGTAATTCTGATGACCAGCGCCTTGGATGATCGAGCCGGCGTCGGCATGATTGCCAGTCGCATCGGGTTTGAACGGACAGCGATTCCGGTTAAGCATGAAACCGATTTGTATGAAACGATCAAGGAAACCGATCCGCACGCCGCCTGTGTGCTGATTGACGAAGCCCAGTTTTTACAAAAGCATCACATTTTTGAAGCTGCGCGAGTTGTCGATGAATTGCATATTCCGGCGATGGCGTTTGGCTTAAAGAATGACTTTCGTAATGAGTTATTTGAAGGTTCTAAATACCTGCTGCTGTATGCAGATAAAATTGAAGAAATGAAAACGATTTGCTGGTTTTGCGCCAAAAAGGCCATTATGAATTTGCGGATTCATGATGGAAAGCCGGTTTATGAAGGTGAGCAGGTGTTGATTGGCGGCAACGAGTCGTATTACCCGGTTTGCCGGCATCATTATTTCCACCCGCCATTAGATAAGATCGAGCATCAAGATTAG
- a CDS encoding serine hydrolase domain-containing protein, with product MDFQAITAELQAWVAGRIIPGFSVALMTGKDVQSRVDGDAQWQPTPAPLRPGMLYDVASLTKVIGTTTVFLQAWDQKLVAPEMPLKRFLPAFPHATTFRQALTHTSGLEGYIPHRDDLPAPALKHALMTQLAVTDEVDAKVVYRDVNLLLVGWALEQIYHQPIQTLITQQVLRPLGLPKATFQPDPEQCVPTTYDPSAGLRRGVVHDPKSAILGRHSGAAGLFASLADLEMFTQYFFGQKQASAWPDHAQQLTRDWTAHQLGRSLGWDLRRDAQGRLWLYHTGYTGTFWLIQPQSQLALIVLTNRVHPQPNREFLSKRDQLVQRFLADQPDTGTAES from the coding sequence ATGGATTTTCAAGCGATCACGGCGGAGCTGCAGGCGTGGGTGGCCGGACGCATCATACCCGGATTTAGTGTGGCGCTTATGACGGGAAAAGATGTGCAAAGCCGAGTGGACGGCGATGCGCAGTGGCAACCCACGCCAGCACCGTTGCGGCCGGGGATGCTTTATGATGTCGCGTCCCTGACGAAGGTTATCGGCACCACCACCGTCTTTTTACAGGCCTGGGATCAGAAACTGGTTGCGCCGGAGATGCCTTTGAAGCGGTTTTTGCCGGCGTTTCCGCATGCCACCACATTTCGGCAGGCATTGACGCACACGTCTGGGCTGGAAGGCTATATTCCGCACCGTGATGACTTGCCGGCGCCAGCGTTGAAACACGCCCTCATGACGCAATTGGCCGTCACAGATGAAGTCGATGCTAAAGTGGTTTATCGGGATGTGAATTTGTTGCTGGTCGGATGGGCCTTGGAACAGATCTATCACCAACCGATTCAAACGCTTATCACGCAACAGGTTCTGCGTCCACTTGGCTTGCCCAAAGCAACGTTTCAACCGGATCCGGAACAGTGTGTGCCAACGACTTACGATCCGAGTGCCGGCTTGCGGCGCGGGGTCGTGCATGATCCTAAAAGTGCCATCTTGGGGCGGCATAGCGGGGCGGCCGGCTTGTTTGCGAGTCTAGCCGACTTGGAGATGTTCACGCAATACTTCTTTGGGCAAAAGCAGGCATCGGCATGGCCTGATCACGCCCAGCAGCTAACCCGTGACTGGACGGCCCATCAGCTCGGTCGCAGCCTTGGCTGGGATCTGCGGCGTGATGCTCAGGGGCGGCTGTGGTTGTACCATACGGGCTATACCGGTACTTTCTGGCTCATTCAGCCGCAAAGTCAACTGGCACTGATCGTGTTGACAAACCGCGTCCATCCACAGCCTAATCGCGAGTTTCTGAGCAAACGCGACCAACTCGTGCAACGCTTTTTGGCGGATCAGCCAGATACAGGGACAGCCGAGTCCTGA